In one Polynucleobacter sp. JS-JIR-5-A7 genomic region, the following are encoded:
- the mdcC gene encoding malonate decarboxylase acyl carrier protein, whose amino-acid sequence MELLNYEFGPWEIVRTPKNKTSIIVGVVGSGNLEVLLEVAEINGKSKVCVETSVNGFSETWQAVLRDFTNQYQFSNTLITINDGGATPAVVQLRLMQAAQQWRSHYED is encoded by the coding sequence ATGGAACTATTAAATTATGAATTTGGCCCCTGGGAGATCGTTAGAACCCCAAAAAATAAGACCTCAATTATTGTTGGCGTTGTAGGGTCAGGCAACTTAGAGGTTTTATTGGAGGTTGCCGAAATCAATGGAAAAAGTAAGGTTTGTGTTGAAACCTCAGTCAATGGATTTTCTGAAACATGGCAAGCTGTCCTACGGGATTTTACAAATCAATATCAATTCTCCAATACTTTAATCACGATTAATGATGGTGGCGCAACACCGGCGGTAGTTCAGCTGAGATTGATGCAAGCAGCACAGCAGTGGAGAAGCCATTATGAAGATTGA
- a CDS encoding response regulator transcription factor, with the protein MTKSGHIFIIDDDDSMRISLSRMLSEVGYTVDHYQSGINFLKESLPISPAVILLDMQMPDMSGVELQQQLLALGRRTPIIFISGQSHPHQIVSSLKNGAIDFLFKPVKLEDLLIALSKALELDKQQLVQLSKELDIKQCFLTLTPREKEVCSLLVRGLLNKEIAVELGTVDATIKVHKARVMEKMHADSIQALVRMYLEADLVNA; encoded by the coding sequence ATGACTAAATCTGGCCACATTTTCATAATCGATGACGATGACTCAATGCGCATTTCACTCTCCAGAATGTTGAGCGAGGTAGGCTACACCGTAGATCATTACCAATCTGGCATCAATTTTTTAAAAGAATCTCTCCCAATCTCTCCAGCAGTGATTCTTTTGGATATGCAAATGCCTGATATGTCTGGAGTTGAACTGCAGCAGCAATTGTTAGCCCTGGGTCGCAGAACACCTATTATTTTTATTAGCGGACAAAGTCATCCCCATCAAATTGTTTCTAGTCTTAAAAATGGTGCGATAGATTTTTTATTTAAACCAGTCAAACTCGAAGATCTATTAATTGCCTTGAGCAAGGCGCTTGAGCTAGATAAGCAACAACTGGTTCAATTATCCAAAGAGTTAGATATCAAACAATGTTTTCTCACTCTAACGCCAAGGGAAAAAGAGGTTTGCTCTTTATTGGTTAGAGGCTTATTAAACAAAGAAATTGCTGTTGAGCTAGGCACGGTTGATGCCACGATCAAAGTGCACAAGGCAAGAGTGATGGAGAAAATGCATGCGGACTCTATACAAGCCCTAGTGAGAATGTATCTTGAGGCAGATTTAGTTAATGCTTAG
- a CDS encoding tripartite tricarboxylate transporter substrate binding protein: MAIKRRGALKLILGFLAGFSSLPSWSQVWPDRSIKFILGYTTGGSSDATARIIGRPLEQLIKQSVIIDYKPGAGASIGAEYVAKASPDGYTIGLEDTGPLCIAPNLRKVAYDPLTDFTPLSYVCTTGLVLIVNPDLDVKNVQELIVLAKAKPGQLSYASSGVASVHHLAGELFKFKAGISLLHVPYKGAGPAMTDLIGGQVPIMFATIGPALQMIAAGKARPLGVTSITRSASIPNVPTIAEQGLKGYEAVLRFMVMGPAKMPPAITSKLQADYKTVISDSTVVTELKKLGNDEIMYKTPTEILTLIQDDYRKWGALIREAKITLDS, from the coding sequence ATGGCAATAAAAAGACGAGGTGCGCTTAAGCTTATATTGGGCTTTCTAGCAGGGTTTAGTTCTTTGCCATCTTGGAGTCAGGTTTGGCCGGATCGCTCAATAAAGTTTATTTTGGGGTATACGACTGGGGGCTCTAGCGATGCAACAGCTAGAATTATTGGCAGGCCGCTTGAGCAATTGATTAAGCAATCTGTCATTATTGATTACAAGCCTGGCGCAGGCGCATCAATTGGAGCGGAGTATGTTGCTAAAGCTTCACCGGATGGGTATACGATTGGATTGGAGGATACGGGTCCTCTTTGTATTGCGCCAAATTTACGTAAAGTCGCTTATGACCCACTAACTGATTTCACGCCCTTATCTTATGTTTGTACTACGGGCTTAGTATTAATTGTTAATCCAGACTTAGATGTGAAAAACGTTCAGGAACTCATTGTTTTAGCCAAAGCTAAGCCAGGTCAATTAAGCTATGCTAGCTCAGGGGTAGCCTCAGTACATCACCTTGCTGGCGAGCTATTTAAGTTTAAAGCTGGGATATCACTTTTGCATGTTCCATATAAAGGTGCTGGACCAGCAATGACTGACTTAATTGGCGGGCAGGTGCCGATTATGTTTGCGACGATTGGACCAGCATTGCAGATGATTGCTGCAGGAAAAGCGCGTCCATTGGGGGTTACTTCAATAACGCGTTCAGCATCAATACCAAATGTGCCAACAATTGCTGAGCAGGGCTTGAAAGGTTATGAGGCAGTACTCCGATTCATGGTAATGGGTCCCGCCAAGATGCCGCCTGCGATTACAAGCAAATTACAGGCAGACTATAAAACAGTCATTAGCGATTCAACTGTAGTCACCGAGCTGAAAAAACTTGGTAATGACGAAATTATGTACAAAACACCTACAGAAATTTTGACGCTCATTCAAGATGATTACCGCAAGTGGGGAGCATTGATTCGTGAAGCTAAGATAACGTTGGATAGCTAA
- a CDS encoding sensor histidine kinase, producing MEVANQIFFIVFSLIGLGLFLSALYQYRANEKGDFSIYWPMSVGLFSLSSFCFGIALWFHQFFLTIANSSFIVSVLLLIFLYRSWNKRPFTKFQALLVSIISIFIFFFYDYLRVIPDTFKHRVALITITQELFLIWQIWELREYYKKDRTVVVKWLIFLSVLTLFGEIVRTLWVLIGSTHTNFFLYAQDAVALTLLWIGYGSTILVYVALGSFYLEKQITKENQIANTLEKTREENEKIIELLKEKERLIYGLMKANKTAATGALSASIAHELNQPLAASNLNIQFLKMKLEKGVLNPELGKEILDSLEEDNKRAATIVKSLRSIFTEGDLNAQDVQLGDSISKVLDIVRPELKSKNIQIQLKVDDDLAVKVNPAEIEQVILNLVNNATQALANSGTLQRRIAIEAMRSGHSVKLSISDNGGGVPTEFKPQLFELLSTTKQTGMGLGLWLCKHIITRYRGSIHYEDAFGSGARFIVELPLSH from the coding sequence ATGGAAGTCGCTAATCAAATCTTTTTTATTGTTTTTTCGCTCATTGGCCTGGGATTATTTTTAAGCGCCTTGTATCAATATCGTGCCAATGAAAAAGGTGATTTCAGCATCTATTGGCCAATGAGTGTCGGCCTTTTTTCACTCTCTTCCTTTTGTTTTGGAATTGCCTTGTGGTTTCATCAGTTTTTTCTCACAATTGCAAATAGCTCATTTATTGTTTCAGTTCTCCTCCTGATATTTTTATATCGTTCATGGAATAAACGGCCTTTTACTAAGTTTCAAGCTTTGCTTGTATCAATTATTTCGATCTTTATTTTCTTTTTCTATGATTACTTGCGGGTAATTCCAGATACCTTTAAGCATCGCGTTGCCTTAATTACTATTACTCAAGAGCTATTTTTAATCTGGCAAATATGGGAGTTGAGGGAGTATTACAAAAAAGACCGAACAGTGGTTGTAAAGTGGCTTATTTTTTTATCAGTATTAACCTTATTCGGAGAAATTGTCAGAACTCTTTGGGTATTAATTGGTAGTACTCATACCAATTTCTTTTTATATGCCCAAGATGCAGTGGCTTTAACGCTTTTATGGATTGGCTATGGCAGTACGATATTGGTATATGTGGCTCTAGGCAGTTTTTATTTAGAAAAACAAATCACAAAAGAAAATCAAATTGCTAATACGCTTGAGAAAACAAGAGAAGAAAACGAGAAAATCATCGAGCTCTTAAAAGAAAAAGAGCGTTTGATTTATGGGTTGATGAAAGCCAATAAAACGGCCGCTACTGGTGCCTTATCGGCATCAATTGCTCATGAACTCAATCAACCTCTTGCAGCATCTAATCTGAATATCCAGTTTCTCAAAATGAAATTAGAAAAAGGAGTCCTCAATCCGGAGTTGGGTAAAGAAATTTTAGATTCCTTGGAAGAGGATAACAAGCGAGCCGCTACGATTGTCAAATCTTTAAGGTCAATATTTACTGAGGGTGATTTGAATGCTCAGGATGTTCAATTAGGCGATTCCATTTCTAAGGTACTAGATATTGTGAGGCCAGAGCTAAAGTCAAAGAATATCCAAATTCAGTTAAAGGTAGATGATGACTTAGCAGTGAAGGTTAACCCAGCTGAAATTGAGCAAGTGATATTGAATCTTGTGAACAATGCCACGCAGGCTTTGGCTAATTCAGGAACACTCCAGCGTCGTATTGCTATAGAGGCCATGAGATCTGGCCATTCCGTCAAATTAAGCATTTCTGATAATGGCGGGGGCGTACCTACTGAATTTAAACCTCAACTATTTGAGCTGTTAAGTACCACCAAGCAGACTGGAATGGGTCTAGGCCTATGGCTTTGCAAGCACATTATCACTAGATATCGAGGTTCTATTCATTATGAGGATGCCTTTGGTAGCGGCGCACGATTCATTGTGGAGCTACCTCTCTCTCATTAG
- the guaB gene encoding IMP dehydrogenase: MRLIQKALTFDDVLLVPAYSAVLPRDASLASKLTRDISLNTPLVSAAMDTVTEGRLAIAMASEGGIGIIHKNLKPAEQAREVAKVKRYESGVLRDPITIGPDVTLRQVIQLSREHGFSGFPVLTGKEVVGIITNRDLRFEEDLDAPVKTKMTPRERLVTVKEGCTLEEAKRLMSQHRLERVLVVNDQFELRGLITVKDILKATEHPNACKDGEGKLRVGAAVGVGPDNDERIELLVRAGVDVIVVDTAHGHSQGVLDRVKWVKKNYPHVQVIGGNIATGEAAKALADHGADGVKVGIGPGSICTTRIVAGVGVPQITAIVNVATALKGTGIPLIADGGVRYSGDVAKALAAGASSVMMGGMFAGTEEAPGEVFLYQGRSYKSYRGMGSLGAMADGSADRYFQSDIVANAEKLVPEGIEGQVPYKGSVLAILHQLTGGIRSSMGYLGCKTIAELHEKANFVEITSAGVRESHVHDVKITKEAPNYHID, from the coding sequence ATGCGACTCATTCAAAAAGCACTCACTTTTGACGATGTGCTCCTCGTACCGGCCTATTCTGCGGTGCTCCCTCGAGATGCCAGCTTGGCAAGCAAGTTAACTCGGGATATTTCACTTAATACACCATTGGTGTCCGCTGCGATGGATACCGTCACAGAAGGTCGTTTAGCGATTGCCATGGCCAGTGAAGGTGGTATCGGCATTATTCATAAAAACCTCAAGCCTGCAGAACAGGCGCGTGAAGTGGCAAAAGTGAAGCGCTATGAATCTGGTGTTCTTCGGGATCCCATCACGATTGGTCCTGATGTCACTCTGCGTCAAGTGATTCAGCTTTCACGCGAACATGGTTTCTCTGGATTTCCTGTCTTGACCGGTAAAGAAGTGGTTGGAATCATTACCAACCGCGACTTACGGTTTGAAGAAGATTTGGATGCCCCTGTCAAAACCAAGATGACTCCGCGTGAGCGTTTGGTGACTGTTAAAGAAGGTTGCACACTCGAAGAAGCTAAGCGCTTGATGAGTCAGCATCGCCTAGAGCGTGTTTTAGTAGTCAATGATCAATTTGAATTACGCGGCTTGATCACAGTGAAAGATATTTTGAAAGCCACCGAGCATCCTAATGCGTGTAAGGATGGCGAGGGTAAGTTGCGGGTTGGTGCAGCCGTAGGGGTAGGTCCTGATAACGACGAGCGTATTGAGCTCTTAGTGCGCGCTGGTGTCGATGTCATTGTGGTGGATACTGCTCATGGCCATAGCCAAGGTGTTTTGGATCGTGTCAAATGGGTTAAGAAAAATTACCCCCATGTACAAGTAATCGGCGGCAATATTGCTACCGGTGAAGCTGCTAAAGCATTGGCCGATCATGGTGCTGATGGCGTGAAAGTTGGTATTGGTCCTGGCTCCATTTGTACGACACGGATTGTTGCGGGTGTAGGCGTTCCTCAAATTACAGCGATTGTGAATGTGGCTACTGCATTAAAAGGTACGGGCATTCCTTTGATTGCTGACGGCGGCGTCCGTTACTCTGGTGATGTGGCTAAAGCGTTAGCAGCTGGCGCCAGTTCTGTGATGATGGGCGGTATGTTTGCCGGTACTGAAGAAGCTCCTGGCGAAGTATTTCTGTACCAAGGACGTTCCTACAAGAGTTATCGTGGCATGGGTTCTTTGGGTGCAATGGCCGATGGCTCTGCTGATCGATACTTCCAGAGTGATATTGTTGCCAATGCTGAGAAGCTCGTACCTGAAGGTATTGAAGGCCAAGTGCCGTATAAGGGGAGTGTGCTTGCAATCTTGCATCAGCTCACTGGCGGTATTCGTTCTTCCATGGGTTACCTTGGGTGCAAGACGATTGCCGAGCTTCATGAAAAAGCCAATTTTGTGGAAATTACATCAGCTGGTGTGCGCGAGTCACACGTACATGATGTGAAGATCACCAAGGAAGCACCAAATTACCACATTGATTAA
- a CDS encoding AzlC family ABC transporter permease, which produces MLESSPGIIAWSLVTSISLLGAGLSPVNTFWFNILVYAGSSQLAVMPLIAGDYPFWTVWLTALIVMSRFVIFSAVLQPHFKHYSFWQRLGIGSLNTDMSFAKFVEKFPSPDNLQGSQVELLYFMGMVLAHWFFWQIGALIAIFFGSYIPISWGLGFAGPLALLALIIPAIKHKTAVISALAAAGTCILTINLPYRLTIVCSVIAGVMAAVLVDKQSQKRNV; this is translated from the coding sequence ATGCTCGAATCATCTCCGGGGATTATTGCTTGGTCCTTGGTCACGAGCATTAGTTTGCTGGGCGCGGGACTGAGCCCGGTAAATACATTTTGGTTCAACATCCTCGTCTATGCAGGATCTTCGCAATTGGCGGTGATGCCATTGATCGCTGGAGATTATCCCTTTTGGACTGTTTGGCTGACTGCATTGATTGTGATGTCGCGTTTTGTTATTTTTAGCGCAGTCCTTCAACCTCACTTTAAACATTATTCTTTCTGGCAAAGACTGGGTATTGGGAGCTTAAACACCGATATGAGTTTCGCAAAATTTGTAGAAAAGTTTCCTTCGCCAGATAACCTTCAAGGGAGCCAAGTTGAGCTGCTCTATTTCATGGGAATGGTCCTAGCGCATTGGTTTTTTTGGCAGATAGGTGCATTAATTGCCATTTTTTTTGGGTCTTATATTCCGATCTCTTGGGGCCTTGGCTTTGCTGGACCGCTAGCATTGCTAGCCTTGATCATTCCTGCCATTAAACATAAAACTGCTGTTATCTCAGCATTAGCAGCTGCTGGCACTTGTATCTTAACTATCAATCTGCCGTATCGCTTAACGATTGTTTGCTCAGTGATTGCTGGTGTGATGGCTGCGGTATTGGTAGACAAACAATCTCAAAAGAGGAATGTATGA
- a CDS encoding RodZ family helix-turn-helix domain-containing protein, which produces MNLAEIQSFKQIGRHLRSVREIRGLTLSAAASTCGLKIFEIVRIENGELLGYQQVPENTLSNAQIYAKALDIELSDYKEQPCVEQAKVNANVYEGDIPVFLRKK; this is translated from the coding sequence ATGAACTTAGCAGAAATTCAATCCTTTAAGCAGATTGGCAGGCATCTTCGCAGTGTACGGGAGATACGGGGCCTGACATTGTCTGCAGCGGCCAGCACTTGTGGATTAAAAATTTTTGAGATCGTTCGCATAGAAAATGGAGAACTGTTGGGGTACCAGCAAGTGCCAGAGAATACCTTATCCAACGCCCAAATTTATGCTAAAGCCTTAGATATTGAATTGAGTGATTACAAGGAGCAACCTTGTGTTGAGCAAGCAAAAGTAAACGCCAATGTTTATGAAGGCGATATTCCCGTCTTTTTAAGAAAAAAATAA
- the guaA gene encoding glutamine-hydrolyzing GMP synthase, with protein sequence MHDKILILDFGSQVTQLIARRVRDARVYSEIHPYDCDPEFIRKFIQEQGGKGIILSGGPSSVTEDGSPRAPQIVFELGVPVLGICYGMQTMATQLGGAVASAESLGKAREFGYSEVRAHGHTNLLKGIQDFSTSEGHGILKVWMSHGDSVTNMPPSFQLMASTESCPIAGMADEERRFYAFQFHPEVTHTIQGAAILERFVHEICQCKPDWVMGDYIAEAVENIRKQVGNEEVILGLSGGVDSSVAAALIHRAIGDQLTCVFVDHGLLRLNEGDMVMEMFARNLGVKVIRVDAKNTFMAKLAGVSDPEAKRKIIGKEFVEIFQTESGKIKNAQWLAQGTIYPDVIESAGKGKKGAHTIKSHHNVGGLPEDMHLKLLEPLRELFKDEVRELGVALGLPREMVYRHPFPGPGLGVRILGEVKAEFADLLQRADAIFIEELRSTIDEASQKSWYDLTSQAFAVFLPVKSVGVMGDGRTYEYVVALRAVQTQDFMTAHWAHLPHELLGKVSNRIINEVRGINRVVYDISGKPPATIEWE encoded by the coding sequence GTGCACGACAAAATACTGATTCTCGACTTTGGTTCACAAGTAACTCAATTAATTGCTAGGCGTGTGCGTGATGCCCGCGTGTATTCAGAGATTCACCCCTACGATTGCGATCCAGAATTCATTCGCAAATTTATTCAAGAGCAGGGTGGCAAAGGCATCATTCTCTCTGGCGGTCCTAGCTCAGTGACCGAAGATGGTAGTCCGCGTGCTCCACAAATCGTATTTGAATTAGGCGTTCCCGTTTTAGGGATTTGCTATGGCATGCAGACCATGGCAACCCAATTGGGAGGTGCAGTTGCTTCAGCTGAGTCATTGGGTAAGGCACGTGAGTTTGGTTACTCAGAAGTGCGCGCTCATGGCCACACTAACTTACTCAAGGGCATTCAGGATTTTTCTACCAGTGAAGGCCATGGCATTCTCAAGGTGTGGATGAGTCATGGTGATTCAGTAACCAACATGCCGCCATCTTTTCAATTGATGGCTTCCACTGAATCTTGCCCGATTGCGGGCATGGCTGATGAAGAGCGCCGCTTCTATGCATTTCAGTTTCACCCAGAAGTGACCCATACCATTCAAGGTGCCGCTATTCTTGAGCGCTTCGTGCATGAGATCTGCCAGTGCAAGCCTGATTGGGTCATGGGTGACTATATTGCCGAGGCGGTTGAGAATATTCGCAAGCAAGTGGGTAATGAAGAAGTTATCCTCGGTCTGTCTGGTGGTGTTGACTCGAGTGTTGCTGCCGCTTTAATCCATCGTGCTATTGGCGATCAACTGACTTGCGTGTTTGTTGATCACGGCCTGCTTCGTTTGAACGAAGGTGACATGGTCATGGAAATGTTTGCGCGTAACCTGGGTGTTAAAGTCATTCGTGTCGATGCAAAAAATACTTTTATGGCTAAGTTAGCAGGTGTTTCTGATCCAGAAGCGAAGCGAAAAATCATCGGTAAAGAATTCGTTGAAATCTTCCAGACTGAGTCCGGCAAGATCAAAAATGCTCAGTGGTTAGCTCAGGGAACTATTTATCCGGACGTGATTGAGTCTGCCGGTAAAGGTAAGAAGGGCGCGCATACGATTAAGAGTCACCATAACGTTGGCGGCCTGCCTGAAGATATGCATCTCAAATTACTAGAGCCATTGCGTGAGTTATTTAAAGATGAGGTACGAGAGCTGGGCGTTGCTTTAGGTCTGCCACGTGAGATGGTCTATCGTCACCCTTTCCCGGGACCAGGTTTGGGTGTGCGCATTTTGGGTGAAGTCAAAGCAGAGTTTGCAGACTTGCTGCAACGCGCTGATGCGATCTTCATAGAAGAATTGCGCAGCACGATTGATGAAGCTAGCCAGAAGTCCTGGTATGACCTGACCAGCCAGGCTTTCGCCGTCTTCTTGCCGGTGAAATCGGTTGGTGTCATGGGTGATGGCAGAACTTATGAATATGTTGTGGCACTTCGAGCAGTGCAAACGCAAGACTTTATGACGGCCCATTGGGCTCACTTGCCACATGAGTTACTAGGCAAAGTTTCCAATCGCATCATCAATGAAGTGCGTGGCATCAATCGCGTTGTCTACGATATCAGCGGCAAACCACCGGCAACGATTGAGTGGGAATAG
- a CDS encoding AzlD domain-containing protein: protein MNTVDLWIAFFGLMLVSILSRGSILLVGSKFPIPRSIHEFLRYAPTAALIAIVLPDVLFAKDPATQLFELNLYSPQLFGAIGGVIGFLVTNSILATILLGMTFFTLARFFI from the coding sequence ATGAATACAGTGGACTTATGGATTGCTTTTTTTGGCTTGATGCTAGTGAGCATACTGAGTAGGGGCTCTATTCTTTTAGTGGGCTCAAAATTTCCCATTCCCAGAAGTATTCATGAGTTTTTGCGCTATGCACCTACTGCAGCTCTCATTGCCATTGTTCTTCCAGATGTGCTATTTGCAAAAGATCCGGCAACCCAACTATTTGAATTAAACCTGTATTCACCCCAACTATTTGGTGCAATTGGCGGAGTGATTGGGTTTTTAGTAACCAACAGCATCTTGGCAACCATATTATTGGGAATGACTTTTTTTACTCTTGCCAGATTTTTTATCTAA
- the mdcA gene encoding malonate decarboxylase subunit alpha, whose translation MSVEEKLWDILLRNKRSRLERASHITSSKIIPHVDIVRLFEAVIESGDKICIEGNNQKHADFLSEQLTLIDPKKINGLHIVQSNIALSSHLDIFEKGIAKKLDFCYSGEQGVRLGRLIKEHIVEVGAIHTYLELYSRYFVDLTPRVSMIAAQSADKHGNVYTGFNTEDTPPIVEATAFKNGLVIVQVNELVEEVPRIDIPSDWISFVVKAPRPHYIEPIFTRDPALITEVQILMAMMVIKGIYEPYGINRLNHGIGFDTAAIELILPTYGESLGLRGKICEYMSVNPCPTLIPAIESGFVKNIHCAGSELGMEDYITARPDIFFNGPDGSMRSNRAFCQLAGHYADLFIGSTLQIDVEGNSSTATLNRIAGFGGAPNFGSDSRARRHSSKAWLMAGKESMKPENSTMPRGRKLVVQIVETFKEKMQPTFVERLDAWQLMDDFQLDLPPVMVYGDDITHLVTEEGIAHLHKCKNLQEREQAIRGVAGYTPVGLKRNESQVGALIARGIIQRPQELGIDPRMATRNLLAARSIKDLVNWSDGLYRPPKRFRNW comes from the coding sequence ATGTCAGTAGAGGAGAAGTTATGGGACATACTCCTACGAAATAAGCGTAGTCGACTCGAACGCGCAAGTCATATTACCTCATCAAAAATTATTCCTCATGTTGACATAGTACGTTTATTTGAGGCCGTAATTGAGTCGGGAGATAAGATTTGCATTGAAGGGAATAATCAAAAGCATGCTGATTTTCTCTCTGAACAGCTTACTCTCATCGATCCAAAGAAGATCAATGGCTTACATATAGTGCAATCTAATATTGCACTATCTTCTCACTTGGATATTTTTGAAAAAGGAATAGCAAAAAAATTAGATTTTTGCTATTCAGGTGAGCAGGGTGTCCGACTTGGCAGACTTATCAAGGAGCATATCGTTGAGGTAGGTGCAATTCATACATATCTTGAGTTGTATAGCCGATATTTCGTAGACCTTACACCTAGGGTTTCAATGATTGCGGCACAAAGTGCTGATAAGCATGGCAATGTATACACTGGATTTAATACTGAGGATACGCCCCCTATTGTTGAAGCAACAGCTTTTAAAAATGGGCTAGTGATTGTTCAAGTAAATGAGCTAGTTGAAGAAGTTCCGAGGATTGATATTCCAAGTGATTGGATTTCTTTTGTTGTTAAGGCGCCTAGACCTCACTATATAGAACCAATATTCACCCGGGATCCTGCTTTGATTACCGAGGTTCAAATTCTGATGGCTATGATGGTTATCAAAGGCATCTATGAGCCCTATGGAATTAATCGCCTAAATCATGGCATTGGTTTTGATACTGCAGCAATTGAACTGATACTGCCAACTTATGGTGAATCACTTGGTCTTAGAGGTAAGATTTGTGAGTATATGAGCGTGAATCCTTGCCCCACCTTAATTCCGGCTATTGAGTCAGGATTCGTTAAGAATATACATTGTGCTGGCTCGGAATTGGGGATGGAAGATTACATTACAGCTCGTCCCGACATTTTCTTTAACGGTCCCGATGGTTCAATGCGATCGAACCGAGCTTTTTGTCAGCTGGCAGGTCACTATGCCGATTTATTTATTGGCTCAACCTTACAGATTGATGTAGAAGGTAATTCATCCACTGCAACATTGAATCGAATTGCTGGTTTTGGAGGCGCTCCTAATTTTGGCTCCGATTCAAGAGCAAGGCGACATTCTAGTAAAGCCTGGTTAATGGCCGGTAAAGAAAGTATGAAGCCAGAGAACTCAACGATGCCTCGTGGTAGGAAATTAGTAGTGCAAATCGTGGAGACATTCAAAGAAAAAATGCAACCTACTTTTGTAGAGCGACTAGATGCTTGGCAGCTCATGGATGATTTTCAATTAGACTTGCCGCCTGTTATGGTTTATGGTGATGACATTACACATCTCGTGACCGAGGAGGGTATTGCACATCTTCATAAGTGTAAAAATCTGCAAGAAAGAGAGCAGGCAATTCGGGGTGTCGCTGGATACACTCCAGTTGGTTTAAAGCGCAATGAAAGCCAAGTAGGGGCATTGATTGCCAGAGGCATTATTCAGCGCCCTCAAGAGTTAGGAATTGATCCACGCATGGCTACTCGAAATTTATTAGCTGCTCGTTCAATTAAAGATTTGGTGAATTGGTCTGACGGCCTCTATAGACCCCCTAAACGATTTAGGAATTGGTAA